A region of Salmo salar chromosome ssa17, Ssal_v3.1, whole genome shotgun sequence DNA encodes the following proteins:
- the LOC106575722 gene encoding collagen alpha-2(V) chain isoform X2 yields the protein MGMISGNRGEAGPRGPPGPSGQPGPTGGQGAPGDIGDPGSMGGFGYRGPEGPPGKPGPDGEPGPTGIAGDKGAAGSAGPRGFPGLPGHPGLKGLKGHAGLLGARGQSGAAGSKGPSGTPGGMGPPGPAGPAGMQGERGRSGPTGPVGKRGESGHIGKAGPQGPMGITGALGFPGSPGIKGQPGPPGARGTGGQQGPRGEAGRVGLAGAMGIQGPTGTEGAAGAKGPSGAPGIQGLTGLLGPVGPPGPQGTTGLPGPKGQLGDLGIPGFKGEAGFKGESGAPGDHGALGPMGEEGRRGERGDAGTSGAAGPNGERGAPGSRGFPGQDGLPGQKGAQGERGLGGSSGAKGADGDPGRTGEPGLPGARGLSGLLGSQGPEGHQGPMGGGGEDGGPGPAGSDGTRGPAGTMGVVGPKGFTGDPGKTGEVGTPGVAGQRGVNGKAGEMGAGGTAGPAGVAGKRGEQGPPGMNGFQGLPGSAGPPGESGKPGAEGIAGEGGAAGLTGPRGERGIPGERGDVGTNGLPGPKGISGGPGPEGPKGGSGTKGTVGDIGAAGLQGMPGERGVPGSPGPKGDVGSVGEKGTEGTAGNDGPRGLPGPVGPTGGIGLNGDKGEAGPKGPPGRRGARAVAGASGEPGPTGAVGFPGSPGPDGQPGVKGEPGERGQKGEAGAQGLQGTAGKLGSQGPAGVTGLKGARGTQGAAGGSGFPGFPGGVGPAGSVGEVGAPGDIGTPGKAGTPGLRGENGGPGRVGERGAPGPAGAPGDKGEPGEDGPGGPDGPAGPAGISGQRGVVGIPGVRGESGMVGPPGTAGAPGKSGAPGTRGGKGAVGAVGLPGATGPRGDLGLTGNAGSDGVPGKDGLIGARGDRGNPGAEGLAGTPGLHGSVGPVGTSGVPGKRGDHGAKGPPGPQGQSGIRGKLGPQGPQGDRGAKGDQGERGQKGHRGFTGLQGLPGTTGQSGDVGARGIVGPTGQRGPPGVVGPAGGDGQIGLTGPMGSPGSRGTSGDIGPQGPPGDAGPPGPPGTPGPPTAGADMFGFSSSFDYDYGEDQDGPPPPPEFNGDESAPPQPPPESNWEDSGPHPPPEFNEDEARPNNASTVLGADQGIQTTLKSLSGNLQNMKCPDGSQANPAKTCQDIKQCHPLKKTGDYWLDPNQGSTKDVIKVFCNMETGETCISAHPISASIPRKTWWTKSTPTASKPVWFGANMNGGTKFSYGNKEELPNAITIQMRLIRLLSKEGVQNVTYHCKNSVAVNDGATGNLKKALILKGSNGQEVKVQGNSHLRYTVLEDGCSKSNGDWGKTVIEYRTQTPARLPIVDLAPMDIGKEDQEFGLDIGPVCFS from the exons GGAGAACCTGGCCCAACCGGAATAGCCGGAGATAAAGGAGCCGCTGGATCTGCC GGTCCCAGAGGTTTCCCAGGACTGCCAGGTCACCCTGGACTGAAAGGCCTTAAG GGTCATGCAGGTCTTCTAGGAGCGAGAGGTCAATCTGGTGCTGCTGGGTCAAAG GGCCCATCAGGTACTCCTGGTGGAATGGGGCCCCCTGGTCCTGCG GGTCCAGCAGGAATgcaaggggagagaggaaggagtggcCCAACTGGACCTGTG GGGAAACGTGGTGAATCTGGACATATTGGGAAAGCAGGACCACAG GGTCCTATGGGGATCACTGGAGCTCTAGGATTCCCAGGTAGTCCAGGTATAAAG GGGCAACCAGGGCCCCCAGGAGCACGAGGGACAGGGGGCCAGCAAGGACCAAGAGGGGAGGCCGGACGCGTGGGATTGGCTGGAGCTATGGGAATTCAG GGTCCAACAGGAACAGAGGGAGCTGCCGGAGCCAAAGGACCATCC GGAGCTCCAGGTATCCAGGGTCTGACTGGACTGCTTGGCCCCGTGGGGCCCCCCGGACCACAGGGAACCACTGGACTGCCCGGGCCTAAGGGCCAACTG GGTGATTTAGGCATTCCCGGATTCAAAGGAGAGGCTGGATTCAAAGGAGAATCT GGTGCACCTGGTGATCATGGAGCGCTGGGTcccatgggagaggaggggaggaggggagaacggGGTGACGCCGGGACTTCAGGTGCCGCTGGACCCAATGGAGAGAGA GGTGCTCCTGGCAGTAGAGGTTTTCCTGGTCAGGATGGGTTACCTGGTCAAAAG GGTGCCCAAGGTGAGCGAGGACTGGGTGGGTCATCTGGTGCCAAAGGTGCCGATGGTGACCCAGGACGCACTGGAGAGCCAGGTCTTCCAGGGGCACGG GGTCTGTCGGGTCTTCTCGGCTCCCAGGGTCCTGAGGGACACCAAGGACCAATG ggaggaggaggagaggatgggggaccaggtccagcagggtcagatggtacCAGAGGTCCAGCTGGAACCATGGGTGTCGTTGGACCAAAAGGCTTTACT GGAGACCCTGGTAAGACAGGAGAAGTGGGGACCCCAGGTGTTGCAGGACAGAGG GGGGTTAATGGGAAAGCTGGAGAGATGGGCGCTGGTGGCACTGCTGGTCCAGCA GGAGTTGCAGGGAAGAGAGGCGAGCAAGGACCTCCTGGTATGAATGGCTTTCAG GGTCTACCTGGATCTGCTGGTCCACCTGGAGAGTCTGGGAAACCAGGTGCTGAG GGTATCGCTGGAGAGGGAGGGGCTGCTGGTCTCACAGGGCCAAGG GGTGAGCGTGGCATCccaggagagagaggtgatgtgGGAACTAACGGACTACCGGGGCCCAAAGGTATTTCAGGGGGGCCAGGACCAGAGGGACCAAAG GGTGGGTCTGGAACTAAAGGAACCGTTGGGGACATAGGGGCTGCAGGCCTGCAGGGGATGCCAGGGGAGAGGGGTGTCCCTGGTTCTCCTGGTCCTAAAGGAGATGTG GGTTCAGTTGGTGAGAAAGGAACCGAGGGTACTGCTGGAAACGACGGGCCCAGG GGACTtcctggtccagttggaccaacaGGAGGCATTGGGCTCAATGGTGATAAG GGAGAGGCCGGCCCTAAAGGCCCCCCTGGACGTCGGGGAGCGAGAGCAGTGGCC GGAGCTTCTGGGGAGCCTGGTCCAACCGGTGCAGTAGGATTCCCTGGGTCTCCT GGTCCCGATGGGCAACCCGGGGTCAAAGGTGAACCAGGAGAGAGGGGTCAGAAGGGTGAGGCTGGAGCACAGGGACTCCAAGGAACAGCTGGTAAACTTGGTTCCCAGGGTCCTGCTGGTGTGACTGGACTAAAGGGGGCCAGAGGAACACAAGGGGCCGCG GGTGGATCTGGTTTCCCAGGATTCCCTGGGGGAGTTGGTCCAGCAGGCTCCGTT GGTGAGGTAGGGGCGCCTGGAGACATTGGTACCCCAGGGAAGGCAGGTACTCCTGGACTTAGAGGCGAGAATGGAGGCCCTGGgcgtgtaggagagagaggggccccgGGCCCAGCAGGTGCCCCAGGAGACAAGGGAGAGCctggagaggatggaccaggg GGCCCTGATGGGCCGGCGGGACCAGCAGGCATCTCAGGACAGCGAGGTGTTGTGGGCATACCTGGAGTCAGAGGAGAGAGCGGGATGGTTGGGCCCCCCGGTACTGCT GGTGCACCCGGAAAATCAGGTGCCCCCGGAACTCGGGGAGGCAAGGGCGCTGTCGGTGCAGTCGGGTTACCAGGGGCAACCGGACCAAGAGGGGACCTTGGTCTTACG GGTAATGCTGGGTCTGATGGGGTACCTGGCAAGGATGGACTTATAGGAGCCAGG ggagaTAGAGGGAATCCTGGTGCTGAGGGTCTTGCTGGAACTCCGGGGCTTCATGGCTCTGTTGGTCCAGTCGGGACCTCTGGTGTCCctgggaagagaggagaccat GGTGCTAAAGGGCCTCCAGGACCCCAGGGACAATCAGGGATCCGGGGGAAGCTG GGGCCTCAAGGgccacagggagacaggggagccAAAGGAGAccaaggagagagagggcagaaaggCCACAGAGGCTTCACTGGATTGCAAGGCTTACCTGGGACAACT GGACAATCTGGGGATGTTGGAGCTCGAGGAATTGTAGGACCTACTGGACAGAGA GGGCCCCCTGGTGTGGTTGGCCCCGCAGGAGGTGATGGACAAATCGGGCTGACCGGGCCCATGGGCTCCCCTGGATCAAGAGGAACCAGTGGAGACATCGGACCTCAG GGGCCTCCTGGGGATGCTGGTCCCCCTGGTCCCCCAGGGACCCCTGGCCCTCCCACTGCTGGGGCTGATATGTTCGGCTTCAGCAGCTCCTTCGACTACGACTACGGCGAGGACCAGGATGGACCACCTCCACCCCCAGAGTTTAACGGGGATGAATCAGCCCCCCCTCAACCCCCTCCAGAGTCCAACTGGGAAGACTCCGGCCCCCATCCCCCTCCAGAGTTCAACGAGGATGAGGCGCGTCCAAATAATGCCTCGACCGTCCTCGGGGCAGACCAGGGCATCCAGACCACACTGAAGAGCCTCAGTGGAAACCTGCAGAACATGAAGTGCCCCGATGGCAGCCAGGCCAACCCCGCCAAAACCTGCCAGGACATCAAGCAGTGCCACCCCCTTAAAAAGACCG GAGACTATTGGCTGGACCCCAACCAGGGAAGTACCAAGGATGTTATCAAGGTGTTCTGCAACATGGAGACTGGTGAGACCTGCATCTCAGCCCACCCCATCTCAGCCAGCATCCCTCGCAAAACATGGTGGACCAAATCCACTCCCACTGCCAGCAAACCTGTCTGGTTTGGAGCAAATATGAATGGAGGAACTAAA TTTAGCTACGGCAACAAGGAGGAGCTGCCCAAcgccataaccattcagatgagGCTGATCCGCCTGCTTTCTAAGGAGGGTGTCCAGAATGTCACCTACCACTGCAAGAACAGCGTGGCCGTGAATGATGGAGCCACAGGCAACCTGAAGAAGGCTCTGATCCTCAAGGGCTCCAACGGACAGGAGGTCAAGGTTCAGGGCAACTCCCACCTCAGATACACtgtcctggaggatggctgctcC